One stretch of Micromonospora echinospora DNA includes these proteins:
- a CDS encoding alpha/beta fold hydrolase: MSYAEAGGLRIWYEEHGTGKPLVLLHGEYGSTETFAPIRPALAARRRLIAVDLQGHGRTADVDRPLRYESMADDVAALLRHLGLPRADVLGYSLGGGVALRTAIQHPGLVRRLVLVSTPFRRHGWYPRTLAAMSAHDERVAQQMRGTPLHERYARVAPRPQDWQALWARGGELLRRDYDWSAEVAALPMPVLLVFADADEIPVSHAAEFFGLLGGGHRDAGGDGTDRPASRLAVLPGLTHYDVLTSPALPAAVLPFLTHPARAPG, encoded by the coding sequence GTGAGCTATGCGGAGGCCGGCGGGCTGCGGATCTGGTACGAGGAGCACGGGACCGGCAAGCCGCTGGTCCTGCTGCACGGCGAGTACGGCTCGACGGAGACGTTCGCGCCGATCCGCCCGGCGCTGGCCGCACGCCGGCGGCTGATCGCCGTCGACCTGCAGGGCCACGGCCGCACCGCCGACGTGGACCGGCCGCTGCGGTACGAGTCGATGGCCGACGACGTCGCCGCGCTGCTGCGGCACCTCGGCCTGCCCCGGGCCGACGTGCTCGGCTACTCCCTCGGCGGCGGGGTGGCCCTGCGTACCGCGATCCAGCACCCCGGCCTGGTCCGGCGCCTGGTGCTGGTCTCCACGCCGTTCCGGCGGCACGGCTGGTACCCGCGCACGCTCGCCGCGATGTCCGCGCACGACGAGCGCGTCGCGCAACAGATGCGCGGCACCCCGCTCCACGAGCGATATGCGCGGGTGGCGCCCCGCCCGCAGGACTGGCAGGCGCTCTGGGCCCGCGGCGGCGAGCTGCTGCGACGGGACTACGACTGGTCCGCCGAGGTGGCCGCGCTGCCGATGCCGGTGCTGCTGGTGTTCGCCGACGCGGACGAAATCCCGGTGAGCCACGCGGCGGAGTTCTTCGGCCTGCTCGGCGGCGGCCACCGGGACGCGGGCGGCGACGGAACCGACCGTCCCGCGTCCCGGCTGGCGGTGCTGCCCGGACTGACCCACTACGACGTGCTGACCTCACCCGCGCTGCCGGCGGCGGTGCTGCCGTTCCTCACCCACCCGGCGCGCGCCCCCGGCTGA
- a CDS encoding universal stress protein has product MVGYDGSPAASAAIEAGALLFPGAHAWIGHLWTPPFASEELRKRLWTGKRNINAFVEAIEREGGREADRLTSVGVMLARAAGWDAEPLVCRSYGGEGLRLAELADEKQTDVLLLGSRGLGGARAVLGSVSDMAVHYSPRPVLVVPHPLLTDEHDALAAGPVVVGWDASAGAEAALDSTRRLFPERDVALVAVDGDEGETPTPDTAGGQVTTVRVSAGRGAQGRAVAEALAAVATEHKASTVVVGSRGRTAMRKILLGSVAMATLHRAHRPVMVVPQSPVREAE; this is encoded by the coding sequence ATGGTGGGTTACGACGGGTCTCCGGCCGCGAGCGCCGCCATCGAGGCGGGTGCGCTGCTGTTCCCCGGCGCGCACGCATGGATCGGGCATCTGTGGACGCCACCGTTCGCCAGCGAAGAACTGCGTAAGCGCCTCTGGACCGGCAAGCGCAACATCAACGCGTTCGTGGAGGCGATCGAGCGCGAGGGCGGCCGGGAGGCCGACCGGCTCACCTCCGTCGGCGTGATGCTGGCCCGCGCGGCCGGCTGGGACGCCGAGCCGCTCGTGTGCCGCAGCTACGGCGGGGAAGGGCTCCGGCTCGCCGAACTGGCCGACGAGAAGCAGACCGACGTGCTGCTGCTCGGCTCGCGCGGGCTGGGCGGCGCCCGGGCCGTGCTCGGCAGCGTCTCGGACATGGCGGTGCACTACAGCCCGCGGCCAGTCCTGGTGGTGCCGCACCCGCTGCTCACCGACGAGCACGACGCGCTCGCCGCCGGACCGGTCGTGGTCGGCTGGGACGCCTCCGCCGGCGCCGAGGCGGCGCTCGACTCCACCCGGCGCCTCTTCCCCGAGCGGGACGTCGCCCTGGTCGCCGTCGACGGCGACGAGGGCGAGACGCCCACGCCGGACACGGCCGGTGGACAGGTCACCACCGTGCGGGTGAGCGCCGGGCGCGGCGCCCAGGGGCGCGCGGTGGCCGAGGCGCTCGCCGCCGTCGCCACCGAGCACAAGGCGAGCACTGTGGTGGTCGGCTCGCGCGGACGGACTGCGATGCGCAAGATCCTGCTCGGCAGCGTCGCCATGGCCACCCTGCACCGCGCCCACCGGCCGGTGATGGTGGTGCCGCAGAGCCCGGTCCGCGAAGCGGAGTAA
- a CDS encoding MarR family winged helix-turn-helix transcriptional regulator, whose translation MSTPDLSYLLDHTSHVLRTRVAAALAEIGLTARMHCVLAHALPEERTQIQLAEMGDMDKTTMVVTVDALERAGLAVRRPSRTDRRARIIAVTEEGARVAARSQEIVDRVHAETLASLPDEERDVFLRALERLTAGHLANPVPSPKPARRARQ comes from the coding sequence ATGAGCACCCCGGACCTGTCGTACCTGCTCGACCACACCAGTCACGTGCTGCGCACCCGGGTGGCGGCGGCCCTGGCCGAGATCGGGCTGACCGCGCGGATGCACTGTGTGCTGGCGCACGCGCTGCCCGAGGAGCGTACGCAGATCCAGCTCGCCGAGATGGGCGACATGGACAAGACCACGATGGTGGTGACGGTGGACGCGCTGGAGCGGGCCGGCCTGGCGGTGCGGCGTCCGTCGCGTACCGACCGGCGGGCCCGGATCATCGCGGTGACCGAGGAGGGCGCCCGGGTCGCGGCGCGCAGCCAGGAGATCGTCGACCGGGTGCACGCCGAGACGCTGGCGAGCCTGCCGGACGAGGAGCGGGACGTCTTCCTGCGCGCGCTGGAGCGCCTGACCGCCGGCCACCTGGCCAATCCGGTGCCGAGCCCGAAACCGGCACGCCGCGCCCGCCAGTAG
- a CDS encoding MFS transporter, with protein sequence MSAPRSRQIALGVLATSALMTILDGSVVTVAMPAIQRDLRFSPAGLSWVVNAYLIAFGSLLLLAGRLGDLLGRRAMFLGGTALFTAASVLAGVAGSPATLVAARFLQGVGSAAAVAVSLGILVTLFPDAAERGRAIAVFAFTGAAGAAIGQVAGGLLTDALGWHSIFLINLPIGLATIAIAVRTLPADRGLGLAAGADVAGALLVTAGLVLGIYTVVTIERYGATSARTLGLGALAVALVAGFVVRQATARRPLMPLRILRSRGVAVANAVQILTVASTFAFQVLVTLYLQQVLGYDATRTGLALLPAAVTIGAVSLGVSARLNARFGERAVLLAGLVLLVAMFVLLARVPVDGRYLPDVLPVMLLAGGFGLVLPALTALGMSAAGAEDAGLASGLFNTTQQLGMAFGVAVLSTLAAARTADRVALGDDRAAALTSGFHLAFAIGAGLLVVAVGLAYALLRPRTTAGADTPALVG encoded by the coding sequence ATGTCCGCTCCCCGCTCGCGTCAGATCGCGCTCGGCGTGCTCGCCACCAGCGCCCTGATGACCATTCTCGACGGCAGCGTCGTCACCGTGGCGATGCCGGCCATACAGCGCGACCTGCGCTTCTCCCCGGCCGGCCTGAGCTGGGTGGTGAACGCGTACCTGATCGCCTTCGGCAGCCTGCTCCTGCTCGCCGGTCGCCTCGGCGATCTGCTCGGACGCCGGGCGATGTTCCTCGGCGGCACCGCGCTGTTCACCGCCGCGTCGGTGCTGGCCGGGGTGGCCGGCTCGCCCGCCACCCTGGTCGCGGCCCGCTTCCTCCAGGGCGTCGGCAGCGCGGCGGCGGTCGCGGTGAGCCTCGGCATCCTGGTCACGCTCTTTCCCGACGCCGCCGAGCGGGGCCGGGCGATCGCCGTGTTCGCCTTCACCGGCGCCGCCGGGGCGGCCATCGGCCAGGTCGCCGGCGGCCTGCTCACCGATGCGCTGGGCTGGCACTCGATCTTCCTGATCAACCTGCCGATCGGCCTGGCCACTATCGCGATCGCGGTCCGTACGCTGCCCGCCGACCGGGGCCTCGGCCTGGCCGCCGGGGCCGACGTGGCGGGTGCGCTGCTGGTCACCGCGGGACTGGTGCTCGGCATCTACACGGTGGTCACGATCGAGCGGTACGGGGCGACGTCGGCGCGCACGCTCGGCCTCGGCGCGCTCGCCGTCGCGCTGGTCGCCGGGTTCGTCGTCCGGCAGGCGACCGCACGCCGCCCGCTCATGCCGCTGCGGATCCTGCGCTCGCGCGGCGTGGCGGTGGCGAACGCGGTCCAGATCCTCACCGTGGCGTCGACGTTCGCGTTCCAGGTGCTCGTCACGCTCTACCTCCAGCAGGTGCTCGGCTACGACGCCACCCGCACCGGGCTCGCTCTGCTGCCGGCCGCCGTCACCATCGGCGCGGTGTCGCTGGGCGTCTCCGCCCGGCTCAACGCCCGCTTCGGCGAGCGGGCGGTGCTGCTGGCCGGGCTCGTCCTGCTGGTGGCCATGTTCGTGCTGCTGGCCCGGGTACCGGTGGACGGTCGCTACCTGCCCGACGTGCTCCCGGTGATGCTGCTCGCCGGCGGGTTCGGGCTGGTGCTGCCGGCGCTGACCGCGCTCGGCATGTCCGCCGCCGGCGCCGAGGACGCCGGCCTTGCCTCCGGGCTGTTCAACACCACCCAGCAGCTCGGCATGGCGTTCGGCGTCGCGGTGCTGTCCACGCTGGCCGCCGCCCGTACCGCGGACCGGGTCGCGCTCGGCGACGACCGGGCCGCCGCGCTGACCAGCGGATTCCACCTCGCGTTCGCGATCGGCGCCGGGCTGCTCGTGGTCGCCGTCGGGCTCGCGTACGCGCTGCTGCGCCCGCGCACGACGGCGGGCGCGGACACTCCGGCGCTGGTGGGCTGA